A portion of the Gossypium arboreum isolate Shixiya-1 chromosome 8, ASM2569848v2, whole genome shotgun sequence genome contains these proteins:
- the LOC108463063 gene encoding uncharacterized protein LOC108463063 isoform X1, with amino-acid sequence MGSLGAETAKKKAKWLYPKVSGFNPSERWGHSACFSNGVVYVFGGCCGGLHFCDVLMLNLNTMVWKTLETTGQGPGPRDSHSAVLVGTKMMVFGGTNGSKKVNDLHVLDLASKEWIQAECNGVAPSPRESHTATLVGEDKVVIFGGSGEGEAVYLNDLHVLDLRTMRWTSPTVRGHIPVPRDSHSAVAIGNKLVVYGGDCGDRYHGDVDVFDMDNSTWSRLAVQGSLPGVRAGHAAVSIGTKVFIIGGVGDKHYYNDVWVLDVSARCWAQLDICGQQPQGRFSHTAVFTESDIAIYGGCGEDEHPIKELLVLELGTQHPNGRYNMCTIFGSHWNQEKRRFLRVAQNNLRTMYLGDNEVSKQEAHEAEQEAKRSFRSSSDPSNSKRKRSANPKTSEVESEQEEHSLSLSQHSSPSQSDQEQAPPQKPTNSTASHELNLFKPLHHIPSHCQLNGVPNNHKETRYMVHNTRQELQFIREHQNLQKPEQNKHFVQTGRTGSQYSAAEHKRMEAGPIHNLLGAEVRGKVDGAFDSGFLMTATVNGKILRGVLFSPGQGLISREPILAKTPASTSHIAATQPLNSSNSEPVKASQSHPPTMRILPEPSQSPRKALVNGLHSATKASSPSKIRRDLGDVVLTLGGPGSGHA; translated from the exons ATGGGGTCTCTTGGAGCTGAAACTGCAAAGAAGAAAGCAAAGTGGCTCTATCCTAAAGTTTCGGGTTTTAATCCTTCTGAGAGATGGGGGCACTCTGCTTGTTTCTCTAATGGGGTTGTTTATGTTTTTGGG GGGTGTTGTGGAGGTCTACATTTCTGTGATGTTCTCATGCTAAATCTCAACACAATGGTATGGAAAACTCTCGAAACCACAGGCCAGGGACCTGGCCCTAGAGATAGCCACAGTGCTGTTCTTGTAGGGACTAAAATGATGGTATTTGGGGGCACTAATGGTTCCAAGAAGGTAAATGATCTTCATGTACTGGACCTTGCATCGAAAGAGTGGATACAAGCGGAATGTAACGGTGTTGCACCTTCTCCTCGTGAAAGTCATACTGCCACACTTGTTGGTGAAGATAAGGTAGTGATTTTCGGAGGTAGTGGTGAAGGTGAAGCAGTTTACTTGAATGATTTACATGTTCTGGACCTTAGGACTATGAGATGGACTTCTCCTACTGTGCGAGGTCATATCCCCGTCCCTAGAGACAGTCACAGTGCTGTTGCAATCGGGAACAAGCTCGTCGTGTATGGAGGGGATTGTGGTGATCGATATCATGGAGATGTCGATGTGTTTGACATGGACAATTCTACTTGGTCAAGG TTGGCTGTTCAAGGCTCTTTACCAGGTGTTAGAGCAGGACATGCTGCTGTGAGTATTGGAACAAAG gtTTTCATTATTGGAGGGGTTGGAGATAAACACTACTACAATGATGTTTGGGTCCTAGACGTGAGTGCTCGTTGTTGGGCGCAACTAGATATATGCGGCCAGCAGCCTCAAGGGAGGTTTTCTCATACTGCTGTCTTCACAGAGTCAGACATTGCTATCTATGGAGG GTGTGGGGAGGATGAACATCCCATCAAAGAGTTGCTGGTTTTGGAACTTGGAACACAGCATCCTAATGGTCGTTATAACATGTGTACAATTTTTGGAAGCCATTGGAACCAAGAAAAGAGAAGATTCCTCAGAGTAGCACAAAACAACTTG AGAACTATGTATTTGGGGGATAATGAAGTATCAAAACAGGAAGCTCATGAAGCAGAACAAGAAGCAAAGCGCTCTTTTCGGTCCAGTTCAG ATCCATCAAattcaaaaaggaaaagaagtGCCAATCCAAAGACAAGTGAGGTTGAATCGGAACAAGAAGAACATTCCCTTTCTCTCTCGCAGCATTCATCGCCCTCACAATCTGATCAAGAACAAGCCCCACCACAAAAGCCTACAAATTCCACAGCGTCTCATGAACTTAACCTGTTTAAGCCGTTGCATCATATACCAAGCCATTGTCAGCTTAACGGTGTTCCAAATAACCATAAGGAAACCAGATATATGGTCCACAACACTAGGCAAGAGCTGCAGTTTATAAGAGAACACCAAAACCTTCAGAAACCAGAACAAAATAAACATTTTGTTCAAACTGGCAGAACAGGATCGCAGTACTCAGCTGCGGAACATAAACGCATGGAGGCAGGGCCCATTCACAACTTG CTTGGTGCTGAAGTTCGTGGCAAAGTTGACGGAGCCTTCGATTCGGGTTTCCTGATGACAGCAACGGTTAATGGGAAGATATTGAGAGGGGTCTTATTTTCACCT GGACAGGGCTTGATCTCTAGAGAGCCAATACTTGCTAAAACACCTGCATCAACAAGCCATATTGCTGCCACTCAGCCTCTAAACTCAAGCAATTCAGAGCCGGTGAAGGCTTCCCAGTCCCACCCACCAACAATGCGTATATTGCCAGAACCGAGTCAAAGTCCTCGGAAAGCTTTAGTAAATGGACTGCATTCGGCAACTAAAGCTTCTTCTCCATCGAAGATAAGACGTGATCTTGGAGATGTGGTTCTAACACTAGGAGGACCTGGAAGTGGCCATGCCTGA
- the LOC108463063 gene encoding uncharacterized protein LOC108463063 isoform X2: MGSLGAETAKKKAKWLYPKVSGFNPSERWGHSACFSNGVVYVFGGCCGGLHFCDVLMLNLNTMVWKTLETTGQGPGPRDSHSAVLVGTKMMVFGGTNGSKKVNDLHVLDLASKEWIQAECNGVAPSPRESHTATLVGEDKVVIFGGSGEGEAVYLNDLHVLDLRTMRWTSPTVRGHIPVPRDSHSAVAIGNKLVVYGGDCGDRYHGDVDVFDMDNSTWSRLAVQGSLPGVRAGHAAVSIGTKVFIIGGVGDKHYYNDVWVLDVSARCWAQLDICGQQPQGRFSHTAVFTESDIAIYGGCGEDEHPIKELLVLELGTQHPNGRYNMCTIFGSHWNQEKRRFLRVAQNNLRTMYLGDNEVSKQEAHEAEQEAKRSFRSSSDPSNSKRKRSANPKTSEVESEQEEHSLSLSQHSSPSQSDQEQAPPQKPTNSTASHELNLFKPLHHIPSHCQLNGVPNNHKETRYMVHNTRQELQFIREHQNLQKPEQNKHFVQTGRTGSQYSAAEHKRMEAGPIHNLLGAEVRGKVDGAFDSGFLMTATVNGKILRGGQGLISREPILAKTPASTSHIAATQPLNSSNSEPVKASQSHPPTMRILPEPSQSPRKALVNGLHSATKASSPSKIRRDLGDVVLTLGGPGSGHA, from the exons ATGGGGTCTCTTGGAGCTGAAACTGCAAAGAAGAAAGCAAAGTGGCTCTATCCTAAAGTTTCGGGTTTTAATCCTTCTGAGAGATGGGGGCACTCTGCTTGTTTCTCTAATGGGGTTGTTTATGTTTTTGGG GGGTGTTGTGGAGGTCTACATTTCTGTGATGTTCTCATGCTAAATCTCAACACAATGGTATGGAAAACTCTCGAAACCACAGGCCAGGGACCTGGCCCTAGAGATAGCCACAGTGCTGTTCTTGTAGGGACTAAAATGATGGTATTTGGGGGCACTAATGGTTCCAAGAAGGTAAATGATCTTCATGTACTGGACCTTGCATCGAAAGAGTGGATACAAGCGGAATGTAACGGTGTTGCACCTTCTCCTCGTGAAAGTCATACTGCCACACTTGTTGGTGAAGATAAGGTAGTGATTTTCGGAGGTAGTGGTGAAGGTGAAGCAGTTTACTTGAATGATTTACATGTTCTGGACCTTAGGACTATGAGATGGACTTCTCCTACTGTGCGAGGTCATATCCCCGTCCCTAGAGACAGTCACAGTGCTGTTGCAATCGGGAACAAGCTCGTCGTGTATGGAGGGGATTGTGGTGATCGATATCATGGAGATGTCGATGTGTTTGACATGGACAATTCTACTTGGTCAAGG TTGGCTGTTCAAGGCTCTTTACCAGGTGTTAGAGCAGGACATGCTGCTGTGAGTATTGGAACAAAG gtTTTCATTATTGGAGGGGTTGGAGATAAACACTACTACAATGATGTTTGGGTCCTAGACGTGAGTGCTCGTTGTTGGGCGCAACTAGATATATGCGGCCAGCAGCCTCAAGGGAGGTTTTCTCATACTGCTGTCTTCACAGAGTCAGACATTGCTATCTATGGAGG GTGTGGGGAGGATGAACATCCCATCAAAGAGTTGCTGGTTTTGGAACTTGGAACACAGCATCCTAATGGTCGTTATAACATGTGTACAATTTTTGGAAGCCATTGGAACCAAGAAAAGAGAAGATTCCTCAGAGTAGCACAAAACAACTTG AGAACTATGTATTTGGGGGATAATGAAGTATCAAAACAGGAAGCTCATGAAGCAGAACAAGAAGCAAAGCGCTCTTTTCGGTCCAGTTCAG ATCCATCAAattcaaaaaggaaaagaagtGCCAATCCAAAGACAAGTGAGGTTGAATCGGAACAAGAAGAACATTCCCTTTCTCTCTCGCAGCATTCATCGCCCTCACAATCTGATCAAGAACAAGCCCCACCACAAAAGCCTACAAATTCCACAGCGTCTCATGAACTTAACCTGTTTAAGCCGTTGCATCATATACCAAGCCATTGTCAGCTTAACGGTGTTCCAAATAACCATAAGGAAACCAGATATATGGTCCACAACACTAGGCAAGAGCTGCAGTTTATAAGAGAACACCAAAACCTTCAGAAACCAGAACAAAATAAACATTTTGTTCAAACTGGCAGAACAGGATCGCAGTACTCAGCTGCGGAACATAAACGCATGGAGGCAGGGCCCATTCACAACTTG CTTGGTGCTGAAGTTCGTGGCAAAGTTGACGGAGCCTTCGATTCGGGTTTCCTGATGACAGCAACGGTTAATGGGAAGATATTGAGAGGG GGACAGGGCTTGATCTCTAGAGAGCCAATACTTGCTAAAACACCTGCATCAACAAGCCATATTGCTGCCACTCAGCCTCTAAACTCAAGCAATTCAGAGCCGGTGAAGGCTTCCCAGTCCCACCCACCAACAATGCGTATATTGCCAGAACCGAGTCAAAGTCCTCGGAAAGCTTTAGTAAATGGACTGCATTCGGCAACTAAAGCTTCTTCTCCATCGAAGATAAGACGTGATCTTGGAGATGTGGTTCTAACACTAGGAGGACCTGGAAGTGGCCATGCCTGA